In the Planktothrix serta PCC 8927 genome, one interval contains:
- a CDS encoding SulP family inorganic anion transporter → MRQYFPILNWGFNYKREDLAGDLTAGIIVASLLIPQGMAYAMLAGLPPEVGLYASIFPQIVYACLGTASMLSVAPVAVDSLMVATAVSAMASENTPEYWGYALTLALMVGIIELLIGIFRLGFVANFLSQAVISGFISAAAILIGFSQVKHLLGIKIPQTESFVSTVIAIFKESPHLNGITLALGIISLGILLYFNLGLGEYLQSKKIQESLIITLTKSGPLILVIGSSLVVGLFHLDQLFGVKVVGDIPKGFPPFTLPNFDLNSIQLLGTSALAISLVGFMEAFSVGQFLASKKRKKVEANQELIALGASNITAAFTGGYPITGGLSRSVVNFSAGANTGLASVITALFLMLTVVLFTPLFYYLPQTSLAAIILVAVGNLLDFSTLKRLWQYNKLDAITWCGTFVAVLFSSAQQGIIIGVLISLLLHLARTSKPHIAIVGRVGNTEHFRNILRYPVTTCSHIVAVRVDESLYFVNTRYLENCLLKVVTKQKEVEHLLLVCSGINLIDGSALETLQRLIEDLNGMGIEFYLCEVKGPVFDQLEKVGFVDKLGRDHIFLSTDQAMKELSQRVSLKHSMNI, encoded by the coding sequence ATGAGGCAATATTTTCCAATTTTAAACTGGGGATTCAATTACAAACGAGAAGATTTAGCTGGAGATTTAACCGCCGGAATTATTGTCGCTAGTTTGTTAATTCCCCAAGGAATGGCCTATGCAATGCTGGCAGGTTTACCCCCTGAAGTGGGACTCTATGCCAGTATTTTTCCTCAGATTGTTTATGCCTGTTTAGGAACCGCTTCCATGCTGTCTGTAGCTCCGGTAGCGGTCGATTCTTTGATGGTGGCAACGGCTGTTAGTGCGATGGCTTCAGAAAACACACCGGAATATTGGGGATATGCGTTAACCTTAGCCTTAATGGTAGGAATTATTGAACTGTTGATCGGGATTTTCCGGTTAGGATTTGTAGCAAATTTCCTCAGTCAAGCGGTGATTTCTGGGTTTATTAGTGCGGCGGCGATTCTGATTGGATTTAGCCAAGTTAAGCATCTTTTAGGAATTAAAATTCCTCAAACCGAATCTTTTGTAAGTACCGTTATCGCTATTTTTAAAGAAAGTCCTCATCTCAACGGGATAACCTTGGCATTAGGAATTATCAGTTTAGGAATATTATTATATTTTAATCTGGGTTTAGGAGAATATCTCCAATCTAAAAAGATTCAGGAATCTTTGATTATTACCCTTACCAAAAGTGGGCCATTAATATTGGTAATTGGTAGTTCCCTAGTCGTGGGATTATTTCATTTAGATCAATTATTTGGGGTGAAAGTGGTCGGAGACATCCCGAAAGGATTTCCCCCTTTTACCCTACCTAATTTTGATTTAAACAGTATTCAATTATTAGGAACTTCTGCCTTAGCCATTAGTTTAGTCGGCTTCATGGAAGCCTTTTCTGTGGGTCAATTTTTAGCGAGTAAAAAACGAAAAAAAGTTGAAGCTAATCAAGAATTAATTGCCCTGGGAGCCTCGAATATAACCGCCGCATTCACCGGAGGCTATCCCATAACTGGGGGATTAAGTCGTTCTGTTGTTAACTTTTCAGCAGGTGCAAACACAGGATTAGCATCAGTAATTACAGCGTTATTTCTGATGTTAACAGTTGTGCTTTTCACTCCGTTATTCTATTATTTACCTCAAACCAGTTTAGCCGCGATTATTTTAGTAGCCGTTGGCAATCTCCTCGACTTTTCCACCCTAAAACGGTTATGGCAATATAATAAGCTGGATGCAATTACTTGGTGCGGTACGTTTGTTGCTGTTCTGTTCAGCAGTGCACAACAAGGAATTATTATTGGGGTGTTGATTTCTCTGCTATTACATTTAGCTCGTACCAGTAAACCCCATATTGCCATTGTGGGACGAGTGGGAAATACAGAACACTTCCGCAATATTTTACGCTATCCGGTGACAACTTGCTCTCATATTGTGGCAGTGAGAGTCGATGAAAGCTTATACTTTGTCAATACCCGATATTTAGAAAACTGTTTATTAAAAGTAGTTACTAAACAGAAAGAAGTTGAACATTTATTATTAGTTTGTAGTGGAATTAACTTAATTGATGGTAGTGCTTTAGAAACGCTACAACGTCTAATTGAGGATTTAAACGGCATGGGGATTGAATTTTATCTCTGTGAAGTCAAAGGCCCTGTTTTTGATCAATTAGAAAAAGTCGGGTTTGTGGATAAATTAGGACGCGATCACATTTTCTTAAGTACAGACCAAGCCATGAAAGAATTATCTCAACGGGTTTCACTTAAACACTCCATGAACATTTGA
- a CDS encoding DUF3082 domain-containing protein, whose translation MTEPTPKTPQTSSQTDSIKLFRCITNGLMYGGIAFIFYKMTQSMAEKFANKPIQSENFTVIQMSTTVRTLVVGVFTMGTVLFSFLSVGLIILAIYVSIQRLMKLNAPSSDG comes from the coding sequence ATGACTGAACCGACTCCTAAAACGCCTCAAACTTCCTCTCAAACGGATTCCATTAAGTTATTCCGTTGTATTACCAATGGGTTAATGTATGGGGGAATTGCCTTTATTTTTTATAAAATGACCCAGAGCATGGCTGAAAAATTTGCCAACAAACCCATACAATCGGAGAATTTTACCGTTATCCAAATGTCAACAACAGTCCGTACCCTTGTTGTGGGTGTATTTACCATGGGAACGGTTTTGTTTAGTTTTCTCTCGGTGGGATTAATAATATTAGCAATATACGTTAGTATTCAACGGTTAATGAAACTCAACGCTCCCTCATCCGATGGATAG
- the ispE gene encoding 4-(cytidine 5'-diphospho)-2-C-methyl-D-erythritol kinase, with translation MRSYSLIAPAKINLYLEIIGDRPDGYHELAMVLQSISLADQIEIQSIGIDTISVRCAHAEVPNDQTNLAYRAAALLAQQFPDAMAQFGGVEINIKKNIPIAAGLAGGSTDAAAVLVGLDLIWQLGLTQSELEELAAQIGSDVPFCLQGGTALATGRGEQLSPLTNLDHLYVVLAKYRNLGISTIWAYKSYRQQFSDTYISEAKDLQTRQHRVHSGPMVSAIMHRDSTEIGKLLHNDLEKVALPEYPQVLQLREAFESQNVLGTMMSGSGPTVFALTASEAEALRVLEAVKTQMASPELEFWTAKFVSTGIRLIQS, from the coding sequence ATGCGTTCCTATTCTTTAATTGCTCCGGCAAAAATTAACCTCTACTTAGAAATTATAGGCGATCGCCCCGATGGATATCACGAATTGGCGATGGTACTGCAAAGTATTAGTTTAGCCGATCAAATTGAGATTCAATCGATTGGAATTGATACCATTAGTGTCCGGTGTGCTCATGCAGAAGTTCCCAATGATCAAACCAATTTAGCTTATCGCGCAGCCGCGTTATTAGCCCAACAATTCCCCGATGCTATGGCACAATTTGGGGGTGTGGAAATTAATATCAAAAAAAATATTCCCATCGCCGCCGGGTTAGCCGGAGGTTCAACGGATGCAGCGGCGGTTTTAGTCGGTTTAGATTTAATCTGGCAATTAGGCTTAACTCAAAGTGAATTAGAAGAATTAGCTGCCCAAATTGGTTCCGATGTTCCCTTTTGTCTACAAGGAGGAACTGCCTTAGCAACGGGACGGGGTGAACAACTTTCTCCCCTAACAAATTTAGATCATTTGTATGTAGTTTTAGCCAAATATCGGAACTTGGGAATTTCGACGATTTGGGCTTATAAAAGCTATCGTCAACAGTTTAGCGATACCTACATTTCAGAAGCCAAAGATTTACAAACTCGTCAACACCGAGTCCATTCTGGGCCGATGGTTTCTGCGATTATGCACCGAGATAGTACAGAAATTGGTAAATTATTGCATAATGATTTGGAGAAAGTAGCCTTACCCGAATATCCCCAAGTCTTACAACTGCGAGAGGCTTTTGAGTCTCAAAATGTTCTGGGAACGATGATGTCCGGTTCGGGGCCAACGGTGTTCGCCTTAACCGCATCTGAAGCCGAAGCCTTACGGGTTTTAGAAGCTGTAAAAACCCAAATGGCAAGCCCGGAATTAGAGTTTTGGACAGCAAAATTTGTCTCTACTGGTATTCGTTTAATACAATCATAA
- the rsmA gene encoding 16S rRNA (adenine(1518)-N(6)/adenine(1519)-N(6))-dimethyltransferase RsmA yields the protein MRSPQPRKQFAQHWLRSEKALSKIVKSALLTPSDCLLEIGPGTGILTTQLLSVAKSVVAVEIDTDLCKNLVKRFGDRDNFLLLQGDILTLDIDGQLEDFPNFQNPNKVVANIPYNITGPIVEQLLGTIAEPNPNPFELIVLLVQKEVAQRITAHAGSKTFGALSVRVQYLADCDYICDVAAKAFYPPPKVDSAVIRLRPRAIAHPASNPPYLETLLKLGFSSKRKMLRNNLQSVVSRDQLTQLLEQLEINPQVRAEDLSVEQWVNLTNLLEATDLVTD from the coding sequence ATGCGATCGCCCCAACCTCGAAAACAATTCGCCCAACATTGGTTACGCAGCGAAAAAGCTTTAAGTAAAATTGTTAAATCTGCATTGTTAACTCCGTCGGATTGTTTGTTAGAAATTGGCCCCGGAACCGGAATTTTAACCACGCAATTGCTATCGGTGGCTAAATCTGTTGTTGCGGTTGAAATTGATACGGATTTATGCAAAAACCTGGTTAAAAGATTTGGTGATCGGGATAATTTCCTATTATTACAAGGCGATATTCTCACCTTAGATATTGACGGTCAATTAGAGGATTTTCCCAATTTCCAAAATCCGAATAAAGTCGTTGCCAATATTCCCTATAATATTACTGGGCCGATTGTTGAACAATTATTAGGAACTATTGCTGAACCTAACCCTAACCCCTTTGAATTAATTGTCCTGTTAGTCCAAAAAGAAGTCGCCCAACGCATCACCGCCCATGCGGGGTCTAAAACCTTTGGGGCGTTATCAGTTCGCGTCCAATATCTCGCCGACTGCGACTATATCTGTGATGTTGCAGCTAAAGCCTTTTATCCCCCGCCTAAAGTCGATTCTGCGGTGATTCGTTTGCGTCCCCGTGCCATTGCCCATCCTGCCTCAAACCCCCCCTATTTGGAAACGTTACTCAAATTAGGATTCTCCAGTAAACGCAAAATGTTAAGAAATAACTTACAAAGTGTGGTTAGTCGAGATCAATTAACCCAATTACTGGAACAATTAGAGATTAATCCCCAAGTTCGCGCCGAAGACCTCAGCGTTGAACAATGGGTCAATTTAACGAATCTTCTGGAAGCAACGGATTTAGTCACAGATTAA
- a CDS encoding nuclear transport factor 2 family protein, producing the protein MTDEEIVLTINKAFYRAFEKQDIEAMSAVWSKGTASICIHPGRKAVKGWVAIQASWELIFKATQYLEIETEIISTEINGDIAYVVLIENVMQIVGRRRLQATSMATNIYTRMANQWYLIHHHGSPII; encoded by the coding sequence ATGACAGATGAAGAAATCGTATTAACTATCAATAAAGCGTTTTATCGAGCCTTTGAAAAACAGGATATAGAGGCTATGAGTGCAGTTTGGTCAAAGGGAACCGCTTCTATTTGCATTCACCCTGGACGGAAAGCTGTTAAGGGATGGGTGGCGATTCAAGCGTCCTGGGAGCTAATTTTTAAAGCGACTCAATATTTGGAAATTGAAACCGAGATTATATCAACTGAAATTAATGGAGATATCGCTTATGTTGTTTTAATAGAAAATGTCATGCAAATTGTCGGTCGCCGTCGCTTACAAGCAACCTCAATGGCAACGAATATTTATACTCGGATGGCGAATCAATGGTATTTAATTCATCATCACGGTAGTCCCATTATTTAA
- a CDS encoding tetratricopeptide repeat protein, with protein MSNRTQLLVSRVLMAVIAMTTPQIAQATEIVAQANPQANKQLNDLLEQGRKLVDAGDLENAIKTYTQAVSLDPRNAKIYSGIAYLEALRGNFQVAAQYYQNALILDPNNADFQYGLGFSLANLQQYDGAADAYRRATMLKRDNIQAHQGLAATLFRKGDYAGAIRAYQTILTLDPRNWQAYSSMGMAFLKQENVMKALEVLQQAAMIAPNEASIQIKLGAALMKYGDRNGSITAFERAAQLAPRDGDVQFQIAEIFKAEENFDAASQAYQRALALKPTLMEANAALGELQLTQEDYVGAIISYRRVIENNPDNASAHFNMGLALKGRGNREQQAIASFQKALELYQQQGNTEGVKKTQAALQQLQPKKK; from the coding sequence GTGTCAAATCGAACTCAATTATTAGTTAGTCGTGTATTAATGGCCGTAATTGCCATGACCACACCACAAATTGCTCAAGCTACGGAAATTGTAGCTCAAGCCAACCCCCAAGCTAACAAACAGCTTAATGATTTGTTAGAACAGGGTCGAAAGTTGGTGGATGCTGGAGATCTGGAAAATGCGATTAAAACCTATACCCAAGCGGTTTCTTTAGATCCGAGAAACGCTAAGATTTATTCTGGAATTGCCTATTTAGAAGCCTTACGCGGTAATTTCCAAGTTGCGGCTCAATATTATCAAAATGCCTTAATCCTTGACCCCAATAATGCTGATTTTCAGTATGGTTTAGGGTTTAGTTTAGCCAATTTACAACAGTATGATGGGGCTGCGGATGCCTATCGTCGGGCTACTATGCTCAAACGAGATAATATTCAAGCCCATCAAGGATTAGCAGCAACCCTATTCCGCAAAGGAGACTATGCCGGGGCAATTCGAGCTTATCAAACGATTCTCACCCTTGATCCGCGCAATTGGCAAGCTTATTCTTCTATGGGAATGGCATTTCTAAAGCAGGAAAATGTGATGAAAGCTTTAGAAGTGCTACAACAAGCAGCGATGATCGCTCCCAATGAGGCAAGTATTCAGATTAAATTAGGGGCGGCTTTAATGAAATATGGCGATCGCAATGGGAGTATAACCGCCTTTGAACGTGCCGCCCAACTCGCACCCCGTGATGGAGATGTTCAATTCCAAATCGCTGAAATTTTTAAGGCGGAAGAGAACTTTGATGCTGCTAGTCAAGCCTATCAACGGGCTTTAGCTTTAAAACCAACTCTAATGGAGGCGAATGCAGCCCTAGGTGAACTGCAACTGACCCAAGAAGATTATGTTGGGGCGATTATTAGTTATCGTCGGGTGATTGAAAATAACCCCGATAATGCCTCTGCCCATTTTAATATGGGACTGGCTCTTAAAGGGCGAGGAAATCGGGAGCAACAAGCGATCGCTTCTTTCCAAAAAGCCTTAGAACTTTATCAGCAACAAGGCAATACTGAAGGCGTCAAGAAAACCCAAGCTGCTTTACAGCAATTGCAACCCAAGAAAAAGTAA
- a CDS encoding DUF433 domain-containing protein, with protein sequence MQLEDYFDFQRPDDIRVKGTRIGIETILYDFIHRARTPEQIAQTYPSLNLEQVYATILYYLHNKEAVSNYIADWLEWSHQQLKAQELNPSPSAIRLRKLRAERDLVEKA encoded by the coding sequence ATGCAACTGGAAGACTATTTTGACTTTCAGCGACCCGATGATATTCGGGTCAAAGGGACGCGAATCGGCATTGAAACCATCCTCTATGATTTTATTCATCGCGCTCGTACTCCCGAACAAATTGCTCAAACTTATCCATCTCTTAACTTGGAACAAGTTTATGCAACTATCCTTTATTATCTACACAATAAAGAGGCCGTTAGTAACTACATTGCTGATTGGTTGGAGTGGAGTCATCAGCAACTTAAAGCACAAGAACTTAACCCATCCCCTTCTGCTATTCGCTTGAGAAAACTAAGAGCCGAAAGAGATCTTGTTGAGAAAGCATAA
- a CDS encoding DUF5615 family PIN-like protein codes for MPLKYLLDENVDLSYKVGLSKIESDLIVWAVGEPHCPPRGTLDPEILLWCEEYNFILVTNNRKSMPVHLIDHINEGRHIPGIFLLNVKLTIGQNVDELIFLAEVSFEGEYQDQIIHLPHSYVLGVE; via the coding sequence ATGCCTTTAAAATATTTGCTGGATGAAAATGTAGATCTGAGCTACAAAGTGGGATTAAGTAAAATTGAGTCTGATTTAATCGTTTGGGCGGTGGGTGAACCCCACTGTCCCCCTAGAGGTACTTTAGATCCAGAAATTTTACTTTGGTGCGAGGAGTATAATTTTATATTAGTGACGAATAACCGTAAATCTATGCCTGTCCACTTGATAGATCACATCAACGAAGGTCGTCATATACCAGGCATTTTTCTTCTCAATGTTAAGTTAACTATAGGCCAGAATGTTGATGAGTTGATTTTCTTAGCAGAGGTATCTTTTGAAGGTGAATATCAAGACCAAATTATTCATTTGCCCCATAGTTATGTTTTAGGAGTGGAATAG
- a CDS encoding L,D-transpeptidase has protein sequence MTARVSTQFLSQSFIAAGISLATLFLLGQPLKAQTPISSETVSSASSTVVPILPTQNLNPVVPPLDDPGLFLPSLEQPRRLILRLNQRRVYLYQGEQVVASYPVAVGKEGWETPTGSFKIMQKIENPVWQDPWTGEVRSPGPNSALGLRWIGFWTDGKDVIGFHGTPTINSIGQAASHGCVRMRNEDVVALFEQVEVGTPVIVEP, from the coding sequence ATGACCGCCAGAGTCAGCACTCAATTTTTATCTCAATCTTTTATCGCTGCTGGTATTAGCCTAGCCACTTTATTCTTATTAGGACAACCCTTGAAGGCACAAACGCCTATTTCATCGGAAACAGTCAGTTCTGCGTCTTCTACGGTTGTTCCTATCCTTCCCACTCAAAACCTTAACCCGGTTGTTCCCCCCTTGGATGATCCTGGCTTGTTTTTGCCCTCCTTAGAACAACCAAGACGTCTAATTCTACGGTTAAATCAACGTCGGGTTTATCTGTATCAAGGAGAACAAGTCGTGGCCAGTTATCCCGTTGCGGTTGGTAAAGAAGGATGGGAAACCCCAACGGGGAGTTTTAAAATCATGCAAAAGATTGAAAATCCCGTTTGGCAAGATCCCTGGACGGGAGAAGTCCGTTCTCCAGGGCCGAATAGTGCGTTAGGATTGCGTTGGATTGGCTTTTGGACAGATGGAAAAGATGTGATTGGGTTTCATGGCACCCCGACGATCAATTCTATTGGACAAGCTGCCTCTCATGGCTGTGTACGGATGCGGAATGAGGATGTTGTGGCTTTATTTGAACAGGTGGAAGTGGGAACTCCCGTTATTGTTGAACCTTAA
- a CDS encoding site-2 protease family protein: MNGSIRVGNLFGIPFYINVSWFIVLALMTLSYGGSLAAQFPQLGLGLPFLLGLIAALFLFASVLAHELGHSFVAIKQGINVKSITLFLFGGLASLDQEAKTPAGAFWIAIAGPLVSLLLFLGFSLMGSYLTLAAPLTALINLLAYVNLALAVFNLIPGLPLDGGNVLKALIWKITGNQYKGIVFASRVGQGLGWIGILLGFLPVFISGGYPNFWTILIGWFLLSNAGVLAKDATIRNQLSEFTAEDALVDENSIVSQDISLRTFVNDYIIGKTANRQFLVTNEVGELVGQISGDNLKPIPTSQWPLISVQTVMQPVEFSTTIDAQQPLLEVVNLLEQQQLTEVPVVRNGVLVGFIEKASIRRLLEKRLQANPA; encoded by the coding sequence ATGAATGGCTCTATTCGCGTCGGTAATTTATTTGGAATCCCATTTTATATTAACGTTTCCTGGTTTATTGTTCTGGCATTAATGACGTTAAGTTATGGGGGAAGTTTGGCGGCCCAATTTCCACAATTGGGTTTAGGACTACCCTTTTTATTGGGTTTAATTGCCGCGTTATTCTTATTTGCTTCTGTTTTAGCCCATGAATTAGGCCATAGTTTTGTCGCCATCAAACAAGGAATTAACGTTAAATCCATTACCTTATTTTTGTTTGGTGGATTAGCCAGTTTAGACCAAGAAGCAAAAACACCTGCTGGAGCTTTTTGGATTGCCATTGCTGGGCCGTTAGTCAGTTTATTACTGTTTTTAGGGTTCAGTTTAATGGGCTCTTATTTAACCTTAGCAGCCCCATTAACCGCTTTAATTAATCTCTTAGCTTATGTCAATTTAGCCTTAGCAGTATTTAATTTGATTCCCGGTTTACCCCTCGATGGCGGGAATGTTCTTAAGGCTCTAATTTGGAAAATTACGGGTAATCAATATAAAGGCATTGTATTTGCTAGTCGGGTTGGTCAAGGATTAGGCTGGATTGGTATTTTATTAGGATTTCTACCTGTGTTTATATCCGGTGGCTATCCCAATTTCTGGACAATTTTAATCGGCTGGTTTCTGTTAAGTAATGCCGGAGTTTTAGCTAAGGATGCTACAATCCGTAATCAATTATCCGAATTCACCGCAGAGGATGCTCTAGTCGATGAGAATTCGATTGTTTCTCAAGATATTTCCTTACGAACCTTTGTCAACGATTATATTATTGGAAAAACGGCAAACCGTCAATTTTTAGTCACCAATGAAGTTGGCGAATTAGTCGGTCAAATTAGCGGAGATAACCTCAAACCGATTCCCACCTCTCAATGGCCGTTAATTTCAGTACAAACGGTGATGCAACCTGTGGAATTTTCAACAACTATTGATGCTCAACAACCCCTATTAGAGGTGGTGAATTTATTAGAACAACAACAATTAACTGAAGTCCCCGTTGTTCGCAATGGCGTGTTAGTTGGATTCATTGAAAAAGCATCGATTCGTCGCTTGTTAGAAAAACGTTTGCAAGCTAATCCAGCTTAA
- a CDS encoding NAD-dependent epimerase has protein sequence MANLLVTGAAGFIGFHLCQRLLDRGDTIIGIDNLNDYYDVSLKQARLDELNNREGFIFKRLDFADREGMNQLFTEGNFERVAHLGAQAGVRYSLKNPYAYLDSNLVGFLNILEGCRHAQIQHLVYASSSSVYGANKKIPFSVEDNVDYPVSLYAATKKANELIAHSYSHLYNIPSTGLRFFTVYGPWGRPDMALFIFTKAILEDQPIDVFNYGKMQRDFTYIDDIVEGVIRTLDRIPQSGENPHTTAPYKVYNIGNNQPLELLHLIEVLEATLGKKAIKNFMPIQPGDVPITYADVDALIQDVDFQPNTSIEVGVKRFVEWYRSYYQV, from the coding sequence ATGGCTAATTTATTAGTAACAGGTGCGGCTGGGTTTATTGGATTTCATCTGTGTCAACGATTATTAGACCGAGGAGATACGATTATCGGAATTGATAATCTCAATGATTATTATGATGTCTCCCTCAAACAAGCGCGTTTAGACGAGTTAAATAACCGAGAAGGATTTATATTTAAACGCCTTGATTTTGCCGACCGAGAGGGAATGAATCAGTTATTTACAGAGGGAAATTTTGAACGAGTGGCTCATCTTGGCGCTCAAGCTGGGGTGCGCTATTCTTTAAAAAATCCCTATGCTTATCTTGATAGTAACCTAGTCGGTTTTCTGAATATTTTAGAAGGGTGTCGTCATGCCCAAATTCAACATTTAGTTTATGCTTCTTCCAGTTCGGTTTATGGTGCTAATAAGAAAATACCGTTTTCCGTGGAAGATAATGTAGACTATCCTGTCAGCTTATATGCAGCGACAAAAAAAGCTAATGAATTAATCGCCCATAGCTATAGCCATTTATACAATATTCCCTCAACGGGATTGCGATTTTTTACGGTTTATGGCCCTTGGGGTCGTCCAGATATGGCGCTGTTTATTTTTACCAAAGCCATTCTCGAAGACCAACCCATTGATGTGTTTAATTATGGCAAAATGCAACGAGATTTTACCTATATTGATGATATTGTTGAAGGCGTAATTCGTACCTTAGATAGAATTCCTCAATCGGGTGAAAATCCTCATACAACAGCCCCCTATAAAGTGTATAATATTGGCAATAATCAACCCCTTGAATTGTTGCATTTAATTGAAGTCTTAGAAGCCACATTAGGCAAAAAAGCGATTAAAAATTTTATGCCCATTCAACCGGGAGATGTCCCAATAACTTATGCGGATGTAGATGCTTTAATTCAAGATGTAGACTTTCAACCCAATACTTCAATTGAAGTCGGAGTTAAACGGTTTGTAGAGTGGTATCGTTCTTATTATCAAGTTTAG